A single window of Anaerocolumna chitinilytica DNA harbors:
- a CDS encoding pyridoxamine 5'-phosphate oxidase family protein, giving the protein MSRYEEGLAIIEERCGNGKDNVISLSTIAIEPNADGNPCPYVRDVDAFYENGVFYTTTWAKSTKMKQIAQNPEVAFAVCYEWFSGNGIGENLGWVLDPKNAELRPKLRKAFANWYDDANNEKDEDCIILAIRITRATVLKDHGAVRYYMDFVNGVETEEGKIK; this is encoded by the coding sequence TGAGCAGGTATGAAGAAGGATTAGCAATTATAGAGGAAAGGTGTGGCAATGGAAAAGATAATGTCATCTCTCTCTCGACAATCGCAATAGAACCAAACGCTGACGGTAACCCCTGTCCTTATGTTCGTGATGTGGATGCTTTTTATGAAAATGGTGTGTTTTATACTACAACCTGGGCAAAATCAACTAAAATGAAACAGATAGCTCAAAATCCGGAAGTTGCCTTTGCAGTTTGCTACGAGTGGTTTTCCGGAAATGGAATCGGAGAAAATCTCGGCTGGGTTTTAGACCCTAAAAATGCAGAGTTAAGGCCTAAACTACGTAAAGCATTTGCTAATTGGTACGACGATGCTAACAATGAAAAAGATGAAGACTGCATTATTTTGGCAATTCGTATCACGAGAGCTACGGTACTAAAAGATCACGGTGCTGTGCGTTACTATATGGACTTTGTGAATGGAGTGGAGACAGAAGAAGGTAAAA